Proteins from a genomic interval of Taeniopygia guttata chromosome 33, bTaeGut7.mat, whole genome shotgun sequence:
- the LOC140680268 gene encoding serine/threonine-protein kinase pim-1-like, with amino-acid sequence GLASARLWACWRWRCWAGISAWGWGIAALWLRLARARPRPRPRPRLLPGPAEDTRGTAAAASAAASPARAPPLLSSAAAGPEPPVSRSRDRRPGDGRPEAVEGRSGAAPGPGPSADSRVPPAGKAQEALQQRYRVGSLLGRGGFGSVFAATRLSDGAPVAIKRVPRNRVRHWDELPDGTSAPLEIVLLDKVSTGFPGVVQLLEWLELPNNIVMVLERPERSQDLLHFIRARRFLSEEVARQLFRQVLEAVRHCTSQGVLHRDIKPENILVDLATGQAKLIDFGCGTYLQDTAYTHFAGTLSYSPPEWTHLGWYHGEAATIWSLGILLHQMVCGQHPFRRGRKISWDHQLSLPQRLSPECQDLIRWCLSMHFLDRPSLEDLFYDPWIQDIHLP; translated from the exons ggtctcgcctccgcccggctctgggcgtgctggcggtggcgctgctgggcgggcatcagtgcctggggctggggcatcgccgccctttggctccgcctggcccgagcccggccccggccccggccccggccccggctcctcccgggccccgcggaggacacacgcggcacggccgctgccgcctccgccgcggcttccccggcccgagctccgccgctgctcagcagcgcagccgccggccccgagcctcccgtgtcccgttcccgagaccgaaggcctggggatggccggcccgaggcggttgaggggcgctcgggggccgctcctggccccgggccgagcgctgacagccgcgtcccgcccgcagggaaggcgcaggaggcgctgcagcagcgctaccgagtgggttcgctgctggggcgcggcggcttcggcagcgtcttcgcagccacgcggctctcggacggtgccccg gtggccatcaaaagggtgccacggaaccgcgtccggcactgggacgagctg cccgacggcaccagcgcacccctggagatcgtgctgctggacaaggtgtccactggcttccctggtgtggtccagctgctggagtggcttgagctccccaacaacatcgtgatggtgctggagcggccggagcggtctcaggacctcctgcatttcattcgggcacggaggttcctgtctgaagaggtggcacggcagctgttccgccaggtgctggaggccgtgcggcactgcaccagccaaggggtcctgcaccgcgacatcaaaccagagaacatcctggttgacctggccactggccaggcaaaattgatcgactttggctgcggcacctacctgcaagacacagcctacactcactttgcag gaacactgtcatacagccccccagaatggacccacttgggctggtaccatggcgaggcagcaacgatctggtccctgggcatcctgctgcaccagatggtctgcgggcagcaccctttcaggaggggccggaagatcagctgggaccatcagctctcgctgccacagcggctctctccag agtgccaagatcttatcaggtggtgtttatccatgcacttcttggacagaccttcattagaagacctgttctatgatccttggatacaggatattcacctgccatag